GATAACAATCGGCGCATTGAATACCGGATTATGGCGGACCTGATAGTCAATGACCTCGCATTCACCGGGAATATCCGGAAGATTCAAGGCTTGATCCGGGAATTATCCGCTTCGGGCTGCAGGCTTGATTCATCCGAGGATCTGGAGATTGGGCAGGAATTGCTCATGGATTTTATGTTGGATGAAAAGGAAAAAATTGAGCAGGTTAAAGCACGTGTGATCCGGCGGCTTTCTCAGCGGAGTCGGCGTGTGGTGGGTGTCGAGTTTTTAGAGTTGCCTGAAAAATTGCAATATAAAATTCGAGAATTTATTGTCTGGAAGGAATCGCAGGGGGAATCACAATGAAAATTCTGGTAGTGGGCGGTGGCGGCCGTGAATACGGACTGGTCTGGGCTGCCAAAAAATCCAAAGGCGTACGTGAAGTTGTGGCTGCTCCCGGCAATGCCGGGATTGCCGAAATTGCCCGTTGTGTGGATGTCCCTGTGGATGATATTGAGGGGTTGGTCAATCTGGCTAAAAAGGAAAGGCCGTATATGGTATTGATCGGGCCGGAAGTTCCCTTGACACTGGGACTCACCGACCGGCTTCAGGCAGAGGGGATGGCTGCTTTTGGTCCTTCTGCGTCGGCAGCGCGTTTGGAGGGCAGTAAAACCTTTGCCAAGGAATTTATGGCCAAATATAATATCCCTACTGCCAAGTATACTGTTTGTACCAATGCGCCGGATGCAGTCAAGGCATTGGATGACTTTGGCATTCCTGTGGTGATTAAGGCAGATGGATTGGCTGCTGGCAAAGGGGTCACGGTCGCCTTGACACGTGAGGAAGCGGTGCGGGCAATTATGGATGCCATGACAGAGAAAATTTTCGGGGATGCCGGAGAGCGGGTCGTCATTGAGGAATATTTGGAAGGCGAAGAAGCGAGTATTTTGGCTTTTTGTGACGGCAAGACCGTTGTGCCGGTGGTGGCGGCACAAGACCACAAACGTATTTTTGACAATGACGAGGGCCCCAATACCGGCGGTATGGGCGCTTATGCGCCGGCGCCGGTTGTCACGGATGCATTGAAACAGCAGATACAGGAAGAAGTTTTAGAACGGACGATGGTGGGTATGGAAAAAGAGGGGTCGCCCTATAAAGGGATCTTGTATGCCGGATTGATGATTACGGCGCAGGGGCCCAAGGTGATTGAATTTAACTGCCGTTTTGGTGATCCCGAAACACAAGTGGTGCTGCCGCTGCTTACCGTTGATCTGATACAAGTAGCAGAGGCCTGTTTGCGGGGCAAACTGACTCCGGACTTGGTGACCTGGGCGGATGCCGCAGCAGTCTGCGTGGTGATGTCCGCACCTGGGTATCCGGGAGACTATCCCAAAGGGTTGGTGATTAGCGGGATTGAAGAAGCGGAAAAAATGTCAGATGTCATGGTGTGGCATGCAGGCACCCGCCGCAGCAACGGAGACTGGGTTACCAGCGGCGGCCGTGTGCTGGGTGTGATCTCAGTCGATCAGACCCTGTCTAAGGCAGTGGAAAAAGTATACCAAGCAACAGAGAAGATAAAATTTGAAGGCGCACATTTTCGTAAGGATATCGCCTATCGTGCTTTGACACGCATAACAGATTCCGCTAGCAAATAAGTGTAGGTAAATGCGTGTTTGGTCTGAAAACAAAGAATACTCGGTATGTGTGAAAAAGTGTTGGCAGGTCGTGCACGGAAGAAAAGAGTATCAAGGAGGAACACGATGCAGGAGAAAGCTTTGGTAGGTATTGTTGTTGGAAGTGATTCGGATCTTCCGGTGATTCAGGAGACGGTTAATATTTTAGAATACATTGGTGTGGGGTATGATATCACGATTGCTTCCGCCCATCGCTCACCGGCAAGGGTGCGTACTTGGGTACAAGATATGGAGAAACGCGGGGTCGAGGTTTTTATTGCCGGTGCCGGTGGTGCGGCACATCTGCCGGGCGTAATTGCCGGAGAAACCATTGTTCCGGTGATCGGCATTCCCATGCCGACGCTTTATTTTAACGGTCAGGATTCTTTGCTCTCGATTGTTCAGATGCCTTCCGGGGTTCCGGTAGCAGCCGTGGCGGTCGGCAAGGCCGGGGCGACCAATGCCGGTTTATTTGCAGCCCAGATATTGGCCGGAAAATATGCTGATATTGCCAAGTCGTTGAAGAAATTCCGTCAGGAACTCTATCAGGGTGTGGAGAAAAAAGCCGACAAGCTTGAGCAGCTTGGGATTGATAAATATATTGATACGATGTAAAGAATAAAAGATATATTGAAGAACATCCTTTTAAGCCGTTCAACGCGTAGTATAGCCGACCAGAATGCTTGTTTTTAAAGAAAAAAAACGCACCAACACAAAATGGGATGGATAAAAGTAAAGCATATCGGCAATGCCGGCTCTAGCGAGTGGATACAGTATCGGTTTTTCTTTAAAAACAAGCATTCTGATCGGCTATCGAACAGGATGTTTTTCAATATGGGATAAATTTATTAGGCAATGACACTTTTTTAGGAATATGCTATACATAGTTATCTCAGCTTTAGGGAATTTCGGAAATGACAACTGCCGGTGTTCAAAAGAAAATTAAAATAATGATTGAACGGGTTGTTGAAAAATACCATCCGATAAAAATTATATTATTCGGTTCTTATGCACGTGGCACAAACACGCGTGACAGTGATGTTGATTTATTGATCATCATGGAGCATGTTCGGTCCAAGCATGAACAGCAGATTGCTATCCGGATGTTGCTGCAAGATGTTGGCGTTTCTAAAGATATCATTGTTACATCAAATGATGAATTTCGGCGTAACAAAAATATCATTGGAACCGTGGCGTATCCTGCGGCGCGAGAAGGTAAAATTCTTTATGCCCGATAAAAAAGATGTTGAGAAAGTTGTTAGGCAATGGAAGAAGAAAGCGGAACACGATTTGAAAGTGGCTGAACACACACTTGAAATCCAAAGAGATTGTCCGACTGAAATAGTGTGTTTTCATAGCCAACAATGCGTCGAGAAATATTTAAAAGCTTACTTGATATCCATCAACAAGCCATTTCCCAAAACACATGATATTGAACAATTGCTTTTGCTGTTTCCGAAACAAATGTCCTTTAATATATCCTCGGAAGAAAAGGCCAGGCTGACAGAGTATGCAACCATAGCTCGGTATCCAGGTGATATTGAACCGATTGATGTGGCGGAGGCTGAAAAAGCAGTGCGGTTGGCCAAACGAATTCGCCGGCTGGTAAAGAAATTAAAATGAAATTGGAGTCCCGTTTGGTGTGGAAGAATGGGGAGACTCGGGAATTGAATGTAATGGTTGGAGTTCGGTATTTAGAGATGGAGCGTAAGTGGACATGGAGATAATAATTGGTGCTGTTATTAGTCCTGTTATTGCAGGTGCATTTTACTTCGGCATTGAAATTTACAAAAATCACAAGAAACAATCAGAACGAGCAGACGTAGAAAAGGATCGGCTTGATGCGATATGTGGGAAATGGGAGGGTACTGGAACATTTTATGAGAAACAGGAGCATGGCGTTATGAATTTTAAAATTACTTGCCAAATTGAGCGAAAAGGAAAAATATTTAGAGGCTCAACTAATTACACGTCTGACGTGACGAACTTAATGCATAAAATATATGATGGGAGCTATGACGGTAGATATCTGAAAATGTTTTTTAAAAGCACAAATCCTGCAGAATACCACCAAGGATATATAGTATTGGAAATGAATGACAAGGGGAATAAATTGTCTGGTAAGTATTTATCCAACGGTATAACTTCCGAGAAAATTATTAGTGGGAAAGTAGAACTCGATAAAAAAAGTTAATTCATCTTCCCGAACTCCGGCTTACGCTAGTATGACTGTAAATGAGTATGTTCTCTTGGTTAACAACGCGTGTTTCTCTTTTGAATATTTGGAATTCTGATGCGG
The window above is part of the bacterium genome. Proteins encoded here:
- a CDS encoding PilZ domain-containing protein, whose amino-acid sequence is MDNNRRIEYRIMADLIVNDLAFTGNIRKIQGLIRELSASGCRLDSSEDLEIGQELLMDFMLDEKEKIEQVKARVIRRLSQRSRRVVGVEFLELPEKLQYKIREFIVWKESQGESQ
- the purD gene encoding phosphoribosylamine--glycine ligase, encoding MKILVVGGGGREYGLVWAAKKSKGVREVVAAPGNAGIAEIARCVDVPVDDIEGLVNLAKKERPYMVLIGPEVPLTLGLTDRLQAEGMAAFGPSASAARLEGSKTFAKEFMAKYNIPTAKYTVCTNAPDAVKALDDFGIPVVIKADGLAAGKGVTVALTREEAVRAIMDAMTEKIFGDAGERVVIEEYLEGEEASILAFCDGKTVVPVVAAQDHKRIFDNDEGPNTGGMGAYAPAPVVTDALKQQIQEEVLERTMVGMEKEGSPYKGILYAGLMITAQGPKVIEFNCRFGDPETQVVLPLLTVDLIQVAEACLRGKLTPDLVTWADAAAVCVVMSAPGYPGDYPKGLVISGIEEAEKMSDVMVWHAGTRRSNGDWVTSGGRVLGVISVDQTLSKAVEKVYQATEKIKFEGAHFRKDIAYRALTRITDSASK
- the purE gene encoding 5-(carboxyamino)imidazole ribonucleotide mutase produces the protein MQEKALVGIVVGSDSDLPVIQETVNILEYIGVGYDITIASAHRSPARVRTWVQDMEKRGVEVFIAGAGGAAHLPGVIAGETIVPVIGIPMPTLYFNGQDSLLSIVQMPSGVPVAAVAVGKAGATNAGLFAAQILAGKYADIAKSLKKFRQELYQGVEKKADKLEQLGIDKYIDTM
- a CDS encoding nucleotidyltransferase domain-containing protein gives rise to the protein MTTAGVQKKIKIMIERVVEKYHPIKIILFGSYARGTNTRDSDVDLLIIMEHVRSKHEQQIAIRMLLQDVGVSKDIIVTSNDEFRRNKNIIGTVAYPAAREGKILYAR
- a CDS encoding HEPN domain-containing protein, whose protein sequence is MPDKKDVEKVVRQWKKKAEHDLKVAEHTLEIQRDCPTEIVCFHSQQCVEKYLKAYLISINKPFPKTHDIEQLLLLFPKQMSFNISSEEKARLTEYATIARYPGDIEPIDVAEAEKAVRLAKRIRRLVKKLK